The following DNA comes from Candidatus Nitrosotalea okcheonensis.
AACATGATATTATGTGATCTTACCAAAACTCATTCCCCATGATTTATCATAGTCAATCTAATATCATGTCATAGAATATTTTTGGCTATGCACAAAATTATAGGTAAAATTAATCGGGATTGAAGTTACGCAATATTACTACAGTTTTCACAAGAGTGTTTGTAGAATTTATCTTGAACTCATCTAACCATAATTTCTAAAAGCTAAAACCTGTCATCAATTTGTTAAAAAAATCATCAATTGTATTCAGCCATATTTTTATCGCATCTGTAAGTTTTGCACATATTTTGAAATATAAAAAAATTCAATCAAAAAAATTACAAATTTTCTACAATGCGGATACTGCAGTCTTTCCTACTTGTAGTTTAGCACATTTATGTTCCCATTAAGATCCATAAAATAGAGTTTTCCATTCCACTCTTGCATGTAAATTGGAGCATCTGTCAAACCATACAATATTGGCACAACTTGTCCTATCGGATATCCACTTGCAGGGTCTGTTGTGGATGGAGATACACTTGATGGCAACAGAGCAGCGATATTACCTACACCATAATCTCCAAAAAAGTATGCACCCTGCAGGTTTGGATATATGGTTCCATGATAGAAAGATCCAGCAGATAGTGCTTCAAGTCCAGCAGTTGGACCAGTCTGTGGTTCCACTCCCTGATGTGAGTACCAGTATAATGGAGCAGTATAGCTTGTCAGGTTTTGTGGATTGTCATAAGGTGGGCTCTCATAGTTAGGCCAACCGGCATTTGAGCCAGCAGTGGTAAAGTCTTCAATTCGTTCCCATGTGTTAAAACCTACATCTGAGGCATATAGCTTGCCTGTCTGCAAATCTATATCAAATGTGTACGGATTTCTTACTCCATATCCCCAAATCTCTTTTTTGATTGATGTATTGGTACTTGATACAAACGGGTTTGTACTTGGAATGGAATATAATTTGCCATTGACCGGAGAAACAAGCGGCGTTATGCGTAATATTTTTCCTTCCAGTGTTGTCAAGTCCTGTCCAGCGGTAAATGTCCATCCGTCACCTGTTGATATGTAGATGTTACCTTGTGAATCAAATTTTAGAGTTCCTCCATTGTGACCGTTATTGAACGCCGGAATATTTCCCAGTACGAGTTGCTCACCTACTGACTTGTCTTCCACTATATTTCCAGATGAATCAGTCATAGCATGATACCTTATCAGCTCACCCACGGTAGATCCTGATACAGTCCTTGTCACATAAAAGTAAACATATTGTGAGGCAGAAGAGATTGCCCAGTTTGGATCAAATGCGATCCCCAGCAATCCATTTGTTTCATAATTTGTTTGTAAGTTTGGCACTGTCACAAATGGAACTGTTTGTTTTACAAATTGCCCGTTTACATTCTTGAATACAATTACATTTCCAGTATTTTTTTCATTTACCATAAATGCACCAGAGCCATCCACCCCAGGACCATTATCAGGAATAAATGCAAAATAAGCAGGGAAATTGAGTCCTGTTACGACAGATTGAGCACTGAATGCATGAGCATTTGGATCAACAGTATACAAAGTAGAAAATGCATGTCCGCTAGCATCAGATATCATAATTGTATGCGAACCAGGTGTTGCTCCACTTGGTATCGTGAAATTTCCTCCAAAGCTACCAGTAGCGTCAGATGTTATAGAAGCAGAAGGAATGATTGTAGTACCGTCAAATTTTATTGTAATAGTAGAATTTGCTGCAAAGCCATTTCCTTGACTGGCTGGAATAAGTACACTAGAGCCTGCACGACCTGTTGTTGGAAATATGTATACACGTGGTGAAACAGTGACAGATTGGCTGGCTGTATTAGCTGATGCATCATGAGCAGATATTGTATGTGTACCTGTAACAGATACCAAGGTAGACATTATTGCAGCAAAGTTTCCATTAGAGTCTGTTGTTATGGTTAATGGAACAGTAGAATAACCGTTATCCTGGAATCCCACCCCAAGTGTAGTATTATCATAGGATATGGTAATCTGAGAATTTGGTGCAAATTTAGTACCTGTTATTCTTACATCAGTACCTACATTAACTGAATTAGTGCTAAGTGAGATAGCATGAACGATAGATATTGGATTTGTAGTGGCAGATGCAGTGTTAGACGGAGAACCAGTTCCAACAGAATTGATTGCTGATACCCGGTATGTGTAGACAGTACTAGCTGCAAGACCAGAGTCAGAGTACGTTGTGGATGCAGAAGCAGTATTTGCTACAATAGTAGACCATGTGGTACCGCTGTCAGTAGAGCGTTCAATCTTGTATCCTGTTATTGCAGAGCCGCCGTTGTTGGAAGGTGCAGTCCAGGACAGATTAATTTGTGAGGAGGAGATGGTAGTGGCAGTAAGACTGGTTGGAGATCCTGGTATAGTTACAGTACCTGATGCCTTTATCTCAATTGCAGCATCATCCCACATGTCTCCACTTCCGCTTGCAGTCCAGCTGCAGATGACCGAGCCTGCAGATGCTTGAGAGGTAGAGCTTGATGCACCAGTTATTGCACCTGCAATGTTGGCATTCCATTGTTGTGTACATGTTGGAGAACCAAGTGTAGTGCCACCATAGATAGATGCAGAATCAAGCACCCAGCTGTTTGGATACTGGGTCGTAATGGATATGGTAGGGCTGCCGGCAGCAATATTGTGATTTATCATACTGGTCGGTATCGGAGTTGTCTGGTTTACTCCGGAAAATGAATATGCGCCGACTACAACAGAGGTAGAGCCAGCCATGGTAACAACAATGTTTCCAGTGCCAGACGGGTTTGTCAGGTACCAAAACTCTGCATCGTTGTTAGCAAATGATGCCGCTTTGTTTGTTAGTGGCACTCCTCCAAATGTGACGGACGCTACGTTGTTGTTGTTTGCCTCAACGCCTACTACAAGCAGACGGTTGGTTCCAGTTCCGGCATTAACGTTGGAAAGCGTAATCTGGTATGGTAATGAGGATACTGTACCGGATGTTGTCTTGACGCTGTTTAGTATGATAGATCCTGTTGTGGTACCACTACTTGTAGTAGCAGACGCAGTGTTAGATGGAGAACCAGTTCCAACAGAATTGATTGCTGATACCCGGTATGTGTAGACAGTACTAGCTGCAAGACCAGAGTCAGAGTACGTTGTGGATGCAGAAGCAGTATTTGCTACAATAGTAGACCATGTGGTACCGCTGTCAGTAGAGCGTTCAATCTTGTATCCTGTTATTGCAGAGCCGCCGTTGTTGGAAGGTGCAGTCCAGGACAGATTAATTTGTGAGGAGGAGATGGCAGTGGCAGTAAG
Coding sequences within:
- a CDS encoding PQQ-dependent sugar dehydrogenase, translating into MVRYVKKSYSVFGIFVIFAILLMLPTNVISVNPLSLLPNTASATTSSSTTTGSIILDSVKTTSGTVSSLPYQITLSNVNVGTGTNRLLVVGVEANNHNVASVTFGGVPLTNKASTFSNNDAEFWYLTNPSGTGNIVVTMAGSTSVVVGAYSFSGVNQTTPIPTSITNHNTVAGSPTISITTQYPNSWVLDSASIYGGTTLGSPTCTQQWNINMPSAITGASSSSVKTSAGLATCGWTASGSGDMWDDAAIEIKASGTVTIPGSPTSLTATAISSSQINLSWTAPSNNGGSAITGYKIERSTDSGTTWSTIVANTASASTTYSDSGLAASTVYTYRVSAINSVGTGSPSNTASATTSSGTTTGSIILNSVKTTSGTVSSLPYQITLSNVNAGTGTNRLLVVGVEANNNNVASVTFGGVPLTNKAASFANNDAEFWYLTNPSGTGNIVVTMAGSTSVVVGAYSFSGVNQTTPIPTSMINHNIAAGSPTISITTQYPNSWVLDSASIYGGTTLGSPTCTQQWNANIAGAITGASSSTSQASAGSVICSWTASGSGDMWDDAAIEIKASGTVTIPGSPTSLTATTISSSQINLSWTAPSNNGGSAITGYKIERSTDSGTTWSTIVANTASASTTYSDSGLAASTVYTYRVSAINSVGTGSPSNTASATTNPISIVHAISLSTNSVNVGTDVRITGTKFAPNSQITISYDNTTLGVGFQDNGYSTVPLTITTDSNGNFAAIMSTLVSVTGTHTISAHDASANTASQSVTVSPRVYIFPTTGRAGSSVLIPASQGNGFAANSTITIKFDGTTIIPSASITSDATGSFGGNFTIPSGATPGSHTIMISDASGHAFSTLYTVDPNAHAFSAQSVVTGLNFPAYFAFIPDNGPGVDGSGAFMVNEKNTGNVIVFKNVNGQFVKQTVPFVTVPNLQTNYETNGLLGIAFDPNWAISSASQYVYFYVTRTVSGSTVGELIRYHAMTDSSGNIVEDKSVGEQLVLGNIPAFNNGHNGGTLKFDSQGNIYISTGDGWTFTAGQDLTTLEGKILRITPLVSPVNGKLYSIPSTNPFVSSTNTSIKKEIWGYGVRNPYTFDIDLQTGKLYASDVGFNTWERIEDFTTAGSNAGWPNYESPPYDNPQNLTSYTAPLYWYSHQGVEPQTGPTAGLEALSAGSFYHGTIYPNLQGAYFFGDYGVGNIAALLPSSVSPSTTDPASGYPIGQVVPILYGLTDAPIYMQEWNGKLYFMDLNGNINVLNYK